From one Desulfurobacterium thermolithotrophum DSM 11699 genomic stretch:
- a CDS encoding Ppx/GppA phosphatase family protein, producing the protein MRIATVDIGTNSTRLLIADVKNGKVEQIFKTGRVTRLGEGVKKTGKLSKEGIERTIETLKEFRELAEKHSVEKIIVVTTEAARLAENAKEFISKVEDLGLKIEILSDREEAEVVFTANVLHFNPSGKAMTVDLGGGSTEIVFGSKNKVEYLNSLKFGVVFLHETFIKSDPPEESELKEVETFIRNELVKVKKEIPQENFVVYAVGGTITSVVAMEEQMTVYKPEIVHGYVVTENLIKKWYQRLFSMTIEERKKIVGLEENRADVIIPGLAFFSIFCEVFKKDKLTVSELGLLYGLALKEAVKCHQKG; encoded by the coding sequence TTGAGAATAGCTACTGTTGATATCGGAACCAATTCAACAAGGCTTTTGATAGCAGATGTTAAAAATGGGAAAGTTGAACAAATTTTCAAGACAGGAAGAGTAACAAGACTTGGAGAGGGAGTAAAGAAAACAGGAAAACTATCAAAAGAAGGTATTGAAAGGACCATTGAGACACTTAAAGAGTTTAGAGAGCTGGCCGAGAAGCATAGTGTAGAAAAAATAATAGTTGTTACCACAGAAGCTGCAAGATTGGCAGAAAATGCAAAAGAATTCATATCAAAAGTGGAAGATCTGGGCTTAAAAATCGAAATTCTCTCAGACAGAGAGGAGGCTGAAGTTGTTTTCACTGCCAACGTTCTCCATTTTAACCCTTCAGGAAAGGCTATGACAGTCGACCTTGGAGGTGGAAGCACAGAAATCGTTTTCGGTAGTAAGAATAAAGTAGAGTATCTAAACAGTTTAAAATTTGGCGTTGTTTTCCTCCACGAAACCTTTATCAAGTCGGATCCCCCAGAAGAAAGTGAACTTAAAGAAGTGGAAACTTTTATAAGAAACGAACTGGTAAAAGTAAAAAAGGAAATTCCGCAAGAGAACTTCGTTGTCTATGCTGTCGGAGGAACCATAACTTCTGTTGTTGCAATGGAAGAACAGATGACAGTTTATAAGCCAGAGATTGTTCATGGATATGTTGTAACAGAGAATCTAATTAAAAAGTGGTATCAAAGGCTCTTCTCCATGACAATTGAAGAAAGGAAAAAAATAGTTGGGCTTGAAGAAAACAGAGCTGATGTGATAATTCCTGGACTTGCTTTTTTCTCTATCTTTTGTGAAGTCTTTAAGAAGGATAAATTGACGGTTAGTGAGTTAGGATTACTTTACGGATTAGCACTAAAGGAGGCAGTCAAATGTCATCAAAAAGGATAG
- a CDS encoding UDP-glucose dehydrogenase family protein yields the protein MSSKRIAVIGTGYVGLVSGACFAYLGHKVIGLDIDEKKIELLRKGEVPIYEPGLDRILRRALERGNIEFTTDYEYAVKNSDFIFIAVGTPSKEDGSADLSYVESAYKSIAEYIGNEDFKIIVNKSTVPVGTGRWAKEFIKSLLEKRGIKNPEERFEIVSNPEFLREGKAVEDFMKPDRVVVGADNRDIAGMVASLYEKLQPAMLITDLPTAEMIKYASNSFLATKISFINEIANICEKLGADVTVVARGMGLDHRISPYFLNAGCGFGGSCFPKDVKALIHTAKSVGEEPKLLSSVMKVNEKQKLRPIEKLLKHIPELKDKTIAVWGLAFKPETDDMREAPSIPLVRKLLSLGAKVKAYDPVAMENAKKVFKEEIKTFGEKLLFVDDKYEALEGADALILITEWNEFKEVEFDKLKGKVIIDGRNIWEPSVMRQFCVYESIGRV from the coding sequence ATGTCATCAAAAAGGATAGCAGTAATAGGTACAGGGTACGTTGGTCTTGTATCCGGAGCTTGCTTTGCCTATTTGGGACACAAAGTTATTGGACTTGATATTGATGAGAAAAAGATAGAGCTATTAAGAAAGGGAGAAGTTCCAATATATGAACCAGGTCTTGATAGAATCTTAAGGAGAGCTCTGGAAAGGGGAAATATCGAATTCACAACTGATTATGAATATGCCGTTAAAAACTCCGACTTTATCTTTATAGCTGTTGGGACTCCTTCAAAAGAAGATGGTTCAGCAGATTTGTCGTACGTTGAAAGTGCCTATAAAAGCATAGCTGAATATATAGGAAATGAAGATTTCAAGATCATTGTAAACAAATCAACAGTTCCTGTTGGAACAGGAAGATGGGCAAAAGAATTTATAAAATCTCTTCTTGAAAAAAGAGGAATAAAAAATCCTGAAGAAAGATTTGAAATTGTTTCAAATCCTGAATTCTTAAGAGAAGGGAAAGCTGTAGAAGATTTTATGAAACCAGATAGAGTAGTTGTTGGAGCAGACAATAGAGATATAGCTGGAATGGTTGCTTCTTTATATGAAAAACTTCAACCTGCAATGCTTATAACAGATCTTCCAACTGCAGAAATGATTAAGTATGCTTCAAACTCCTTTCTTGCTACTAAGATTTCATTCATTAACGAAATAGCAAACATCTGCGAAAAATTGGGAGCAGACGTAACGGTTGTAGCAAGAGGTATGGGTCTTGACCATAGGATAAGCCCTTACTTTTTAAATGCAGGTTGTGGTTTTGGAGGAAGTTGTTTTCCTAAGGATGTAAAGGCTTTAATTCATACTGCTAAGTCTGTAGGTGAGGAACCAAAACTTTTATCTTCTGTCATGAAGGTGAATGAGAAGCAAAAGCTAAGACCTATAGAAAAACTTTTAAAGCATATTCCTGAGTTAAAAGATAAAACTATTGCAGTTTGGGGACTTGCATTTAAACCAGAGACTGATGATATGAGAGAAGCTCCGTCTATACCACTAGTTAGAAAACTTCTTAGTTTGGGAGCAAAGGTAAAAGCATATGATCCTGTAGCAATGGAAAACGCAAAAAAAGTATTTAAAGAAGAAATAAAAACTTTTGGAGAAAAACTATTATTTGTTGACGATAAGTATGAAGCACTGGAAGGAGCAGATGCTCTCATTCTCATAACAGAATGGAATGAATTTAAGGAAGTAGAATTTGATAAACTTAAAGGAAAAGTTATTATTGACGGCAGGAATATTTGGGAACCTTCTGTAATGAGACAGTTTTGTGTCTATGAGAGTATAGGGAGAGTGTAA